From Verrucomicrobiota bacterium JB022, one genomic window encodes:
- a CDS encoding biopolymer transporter ExbD: MKYRRSITEGESESDEINMSPLIDMVFILLIFFIVTTVFVEETGVEVDKPQAASASDLQKNSILIAITDKGQVVYGGKEVGLTGVRSVVKNLLTNEKMPVIMQVDKAVPTDLTVRVLDELKLAGAEDISISTDEI; encoded by the coding sequence ATGAAATACCGTCGTTCCATTACCGAGGGTGAATCCGAAAGCGACGAGATCAACATGTCGCCCCTCATCGACATGGTGTTCATCCTCCTGATCTTCTTTATCGTCACCACCGTGTTCGTCGAAGAGACGGGCGTCGAGGTCGACAAACCGCAGGCGGCCTCCGCCAGCGACCTGCAGAAGAACAGCATCCTGATCGCAATTACCGACAAGGGGCAAGTCGTCTACGGCGGCAAGGAAGTCGGCCTCACCGGCGTCCGCTCCGTCGTCAAGAACCTGCTCACCAACGAGAAGATGCCCGTGATCATGCAGGTCGACAAGGCCGTGCCCACCGACCTCACCGTCCGTGTGCTCGACGAGCTCAAGCTC
- a CDS encoding MotA/TolQ/ExbB proton channel family protein — protein MSFSFQELVDQVIEIWMAGGSLMIPLAILGLMIYLVLGELFLHLLANSYFKLDPNEYGHWVDRPDEAKGKVGEVIRYSQEGCQSAADVRLRVAEIRQASIPPIQRRLVFATMLINAAPLTGLLGTVMGMLSTFLGLSVSSGAGNTIDMVAGGISEALITTQTGLVFAIPGYVLVSYIKKQLAELDHFFTQLEILTAIKFERRNREKSQPAA, from the coding sequence ATGTCGTTCTCATTCCAAGAACTAGTCGACCAGGTGATCGAGATCTGGATGGCAGGGGGCTCCCTGATGATCCCCCTCGCGATCCTCGGCCTGATGATCTACCTGGTGCTGGGCGAGCTGTTCCTCCACCTGCTGGCCAACAGCTACTTCAAGCTCGACCCGAACGAATACGGCCACTGGGTCGACCGTCCAGACGAGGCCAAGGGCAAGGTGGGCGAAGTGATTCGCTACAGCCAGGAGGGCTGCCAGAGCGCCGCCGACGTGCGTCTGCGCGTCGCGGAAATCCGCCAGGCCTCCATCCCGCCCATCCAGCGCCGCCTCGTATTCGCCACCATGCTCATCAACGCCGCGCCCCTCACGGGCTTGCTCGGCACGGTGATGGGCATGCTCTCCACCTTCCTCGGTCTCTCCGTGTCCTCCGGGGCCGGCAACACGATCGACATGGTGGCGGGCGGCATCTCCGAGGCCCTTATCACCACGCAGACCGGTCTGGTCTTCGCCATCCCCGGCTACGTCCTCGTCAGCTACATCAAGAAGCAGCTTGCCGAGCTCGACCACTTCTTCACGCAGCTGGAAATCCTGACGGCCATCAAGTTCGAGCGCCGCAACAGGGAAAAGTCTCAACCCGCAGCTTAG
- a CDS encoding MotA/TolQ/ExbB proton channel family protein, whose protein sequence is MKMSRNTISGLVLGLVCLSGTAFGQSSAWQQAHEKAETKLESSLGQLAELQTQIKDEKLPLARERQALLDELKTIRREADRVQRLRDNSRTDVASLEQNVQTRREEMDYLANLTAEYSRSLETRADAAEVPGYQPLFDASLAAMENPSFTSVDKIGAQLDTVGAGIDRVEKLLGGTRIQGQAVAPNGTLVDGTFVLYGPLTFFASSDGAIAGEAARGQSDQPTVLAVGKGAFDGQIASVASSGAGLLPTDATLGNAAAVASTKESLLDHVKKGGVWVWPIIGFAVLSLIVALFKSFELFSLPKPKPTLTYEILAALHDGKTEEANRIANSVQGPPGKLLQTGVKNYHRDPELLEEMLYETIVETQPKVMRLLPFISVTAAVSPLLGLLGTVTGMINTFNMIKIFGTGDAKSLSGGISEALITTEFGLIVAIPAVLFYALLSRYAKGYLSTMENMAISFGNGVKALRTDKKATVA, encoded by the coding sequence ATGAAGATGTCCCGTAACACCATTTCTGGTTTGGTCCTTGGTTTGGTCTGCCTCTCGGGGACTGCCTTCGGGCAGTCCTCGGCGTGGCAGCAAGCCCACGAGAAGGCCGAAACCAAACTCGAGTCCTCCCTCGGCCAACTCGCCGAGCTGCAAACGCAGATCAAGGACGAAAAGCTGCCTCTGGCCCGCGAACGCCAGGCGCTGCTCGACGAATTGAAGACCATCCGCCGCGAGGCCGACCGCGTCCAGCGCCTGCGCGACAATAGCCGCACCGATGTGGCCAGCCTGGAGCAAAACGTCCAGACCCGCCGCGAAGAGATGGACTACCTGGCCAACCTCACGGCCGAGTATTCCCGCTCGCTCGAAACGCGCGCCGACGCCGCCGAAGTCCCCGGCTACCAGCCGCTCTTCGACGCCTCGCTCGCCGCGATGGAAAACCCGTCCTTTACCTCGGTCGACAAGATCGGCGCCCAGCTCGACACCGTCGGCGCCGGCATCGACCGCGTGGAAAAGCTGCTTGGCGGCACCCGCATCCAAGGCCAAGCCGTCGCCCCTAATGGCACGCTGGTCGACGGCACGTTCGTGCTCTACGGCCCGCTGACGTTCTTTGCCAGCAGCGATGGCGCCATCGCCGGTGAGGCCGCTCGCGGCCAGTCCGACCAGCCCACGGTGCTCGCCGTCGGCAAGGGCGCGTTCGACGGCCAGATCGCTTCCGTCGCCTCCAGCGGCGCGGGCCTGCTGCCGACCGACGCCACCCTCGGCAACGCTGCCGCCGTGGCTTCGACCAAGGAATCGCTGCTCGACCACGTAAAGAAGGGCGGCGTGTGGGTATGGCCGATCATCGGCTTTGCGGTGCTCTCGCTGATCGTGGCGCTCTTCAAGAGCTTCGAGCTCTTCTCGCTGCCCAAGCCAAAGCCTACCCTTACCTACGAAATCCTCGCCGCCCTGCACGATGGCAAGACGGAGGAAGCCAACCGCATCGCCAACAGCGTGCAAGGGCCTCCCGGCAAGCTGCTGCAAACCGGCGTGAAGAACTACCATCGCGATCCGGAGCTGCTCGAAGAGATGCTCTACGAGACCATCGTGGAGACGCAGCCCAAGGTCATGCGCCTGCTGCCCTTCATCTCCGTCACGGCGGCCGTCTCCCCCCTGCTGGGCCTTCTGGGCACCGTTACGGGGATGATCAACACCTTCAACATGATCAAGATCTTCGGCACGGGCGACGCGAAGAGCCTCTCCGGCGGTATCTCCGAAGCGCTCATCACCACCGAATTCGGCTTGATCGTGGCCATCCCGGCCGTGCTCTTCTACGCACTGCTCTCCCGCTACGCCAAGGGCTACCTCAGCACGATGGAGAACATGGCGATCAGCTTCGGCAACGGGGTGAAGGCGCTGCGCACCGACAAGAAGGCTACCGTAGCCTAA
- a CDS encoding DUF3450 family protein, giving the protein MEKATHQWLPWLAVAALATPLQAQENAKVTQELIQEWVSTEKRIVDERNEWDLEKEIMQDSIQALKEEKSSLQSIIEDAEASAGEADKKRAELLEAKDKLQATSKDIAASISTYEKELLALAPRLPKPLQRMIKTPLGRIPTDEETEVSLSIRTQNVVAILNEIDKFNGVVTKETDIQELDDGSTAEVTTLYFGLGGAFFTDPEGTYVGVGKPSTDGWVFTAAPESADAIKQLVAVYDRSVEASYVSVPYEIID; this is encoded by the coding sequence ATGGAAAAAGCAACTCACCAATGGCTGCCTTGGCTGGCCGTGGCGGCACTCGCCACCCCCCTCCAGGCGCAGGAAAACGCAAAAGTCACCCAGGAACTGATCCAGGAGTGGGTCTCGACCGAAAAGCGCATCGTCGATGAACGGAACGAGTGGGATCTCGAAAAGGAGATCATGCAAGACTCGATCCAGGCGCTGAAGGAAGAGAAAAGCTCGCTCCAGAGCATCATCGAAGATGCCGAGGCCTCCGCGGGTGAAGCCGACAAGAAGCGTGCCGAACTCCTCGAAGCCAAGGACAAGCTCCAGGCTACCTCCAAGGATATCGCCGCCTCCATTTCCACCTACGAAAAGGAGCTGCTGGCGCTCGCACCTCGCTTGCCCAAGCCGCTCCAGCGCATGATCAAGACGCCCCTGGGCCGTATCCCGACGGATGAGGAGACCGAGGTCTCCCTCTCCATCCGCACCCAGAACGTCGTCGCGATCCTCAACGAGATCGACAAGTTCAACGGCGTCGTGACCAAGGAGACGGACATCCAGGAGCTGGACGACGGCTCCACCGCCGAAGTCACCACCCTCTACTTCGGCCTCGGTGGCGCGTTCTTCACCGATCCCGAAGGCACTTACGTGGGCGTTGGCAAGCCCAGCACCGATGGCTGGGTCTTTACCGCCGCGCCCGAATCCGCTGATGCGATCAAGCAGCTGGTGGCCGTCTACGACCGCTCGGTCGAGGCCTCCTACGTCAGCGTGCCCTACGAAATCATCGACTAA
- a CDS encoding TonB-dependent receptor, which yields MLSAGTLAHAQELEMLDTFTAIGRGETRASNSLNLEDLEASLPGLSLEKSIDVLPGVNVTTTDPFGFYEFGSDVRLRSFRLDQVAVTVDGVPMGSNDPRYGTRATRVVDTENIGGIDVSQGAGDLTTPAYEALGGSIKYRVRMPSAEPEVMIKYTRGDFNAERVFARVDTGEILPGLTAYVSASDFSFRSAGIPADSLRRHMDVVTRYEFEKGFISAQFAYNDRDDYDTAALSYAEWNALENGNPGDYNINASEAATWLHVLAAHGYREYSPFMTYTTADGQPIYRDSRINADGERETFGTTTNTGTPWTPDRWDMGNYSDSAREYGPPTYIDPDLGPGDGVNAIYYDKWRNGRIDQFTRLVGELEITESIKISGNAYYQEKNNYGTWGVDRSAAEGEIRTAYEYATLSERPRTDMWPVMLYNAAGEPLRMDGSVIPQVLDNQGRILYRAMGPEGIYTTATPQPGETFVEARNFSSGHAVVAPGSTPTDITPGVPGRTGRDEDFGGHRYGITTSLEWDITETNTFVVGGWYEHDRHGANRPNFNLVGGGVTNWFAYDQPLFNNYNRRFTSKHMMAFFQDTQRLLDERLTITGGFKMLKVDREIDGILSNQMWRENTTEFRSVVYKDNFLPQIGATFELTDRIELFGNYSENMSAPDHGTLADASGFNSGLSPEYAKNYDLGVRYSGGSIQTSFAVYYIEYDDRVLAVPAPAGDSSFTTGQTTYRNVGGLESIGAEIGFDWRTPIEGLKFVGSIAVQQTEFAEDLYDGLTNDAEDNDNYYTLPNPRFVAVLPPTDPNYDPSSPEQNQYERYENSSGKDMGNTPFLTVNLEGTYRIGDFTLSLGGKYYDDVYINTLNTQEIPSYVLVNSGISWAAPADSKFSGLKLSVNADNLFDEEAWYATSYNSTDGEVMADRGRNVYFVAEVTF from the coding sequence ATGTTGAGCGCTGGCACCCTGGCCCACGCCCAGGAGTTGGAAATGCTGGATACCTTCACCGCTATCGGCCGCGGTGAAACTCGCGCCAGCAACTCGCTGAACCTGGAAGACCTGGAGGCCTCGCTGCCCGGCCTGTCGCTGGAAAAGTCCATCGACGTCCTCCCCGGTGTGAATGTCACCACGACCGACCCGTTTGGCTTCTACGAATTCGGCTCGGATGTGCGTCTGCGTTCCTTCCGTCTCGACCAGGTCGCCGTTACCGTAGACGGCGTGCCGATGGGCTCGAACGACCCGCGCTATGGCACTCGCGCCACCCGTGTGGTCGACACCGAAAACATCGGTGGCATCGACGTCTCCCAAGGTGCTGGCGACTTGACCACGCCCGCCTATGAGGCCCTCGGTGGTTCCATCAAGTACCGCGTGCGCATGCCTTCCGCCGAGCCGGAGGTGATGATCAAGTATACCCGTGGCGACTTCAACGCCGAGCGCGTCTTCGCCCGGGTCGACACCGGCGAGATCCTGCCGGGCCTCACCGCCTACGTCAGCGCTTCCGACTTTTCCTTCCGCAGCGCCGGGATCCCGGCCGACTCTCTGCGCCGGCACATGGATGTCGTGACGCGCTATGAGTTCGAGAAGGGCTTCATCAGCGCCCAGTTCGCCTACAACGACCGCGACGACTACGACACCGCCGCCCTGAGCTACGCCGAGTGGAATGCCCTCGAAAACGGCAACCCCGGCGACTACAACATCAACGCCAGCGAAGCTGCCACCTGGTTGCACGTCCTCGCCGCTCATGGCTACCGCGAATACTCGCCGTTCATGACCTACACCACGGCGGACGGTCAGCCCATCTACCGCGATAGCCGTATCAACGCGGACGGCGAACGTGAAACTTTTGGCACGACCACCAACACGGGCACCCCGTGGACGCCGGATCGCTGGGATATGGGCAACTATAGCGACAGCGCTCGCGAATACGGCCCCCCCACCTACATCGACCCCGACCTCGGGCCCGGCGACGGCGTAAACGCCATCTACTACGACAAGTGGCGCAACGGCCGGATCGACCAATTTACCCGCCTGGTGGGCGAGCTCGAGATCACCGAATCGATCAAGATCTCCGGCAACGCCTACTACCAGGAGAAGAACAACTACGGCACCTGGGGCGTCGATCGCTCCGCCGCCGAGGGTGAAATCCGCACGGCGTATGAGTATGCCACCCTGAGCGAGCGCCCCCGCACCGATATGTGGCCCGTGATGCTCTACAACGCCGCTGGAGAGCCCCTCCGCATGGACGGCAGCGTGATCCCCCAAGTCCTCGACAACCAAGGCCGAATCCTCTACCGCGCGATGGGCCCCGAGGGCATCTACACCACCGCGACCCCTCAACCAGGTGAGACCTTCGTCGAAGCGCGTAACTTCAGCTCGGGCCACGCAGTCGTTGCTCCTGGCTCGACGCCCACCGACATCACCCCGGGCGTCCCTGGGCGCACTGGCCGCGATGAAGACTTCGGCGGGCACCGCTACGGCATCACGACCTCCCTCGAATGGGATATCACCGAAACGAATACCTTCGTGGTTGGTGGCTGGTATGAGCATGACCGTCACGGCGCCAACCGCCCGAACTTCAACCTCGTCGGCGGCGGTGTCACCAACTGGTTTGCCTACGATCAGCCGCTCTTCAACAACTACAACCGCCGCTTCACCAGCAAGCACATGATGGCTTTCTTCCAGGACACGCAACGTCTCCTGGACGAGCGCCTGACCATCACCGGCGGCTTCAAGATGCTGAAGGTCGACCGCGAGATCGACGGTATCCTCTCCAACCAAATGTGGCGCGAGAACACGACCGAGTTTCGCTCGGTGGTCTACAAGGACAACTTCCTGCCGCAAATTGGCGCAACCTTTGAGCTGACCGACCGCATCGAGCTCTTCGGCAACTACTCGGAAAACATGTCGGCGCCCGACCACGGCACGCTGGCCGACGCGAGCGGCTTCAATTCCGGCCTCTCCCCCGAGTATGCCAAGAACTACGACTTGGGCGTGCGCTACTCCGGTGGCAGCATCCAGACCTCGTTCGCCGTCTACTACATCGAGTATGACGACCGCGTCCTGGCCGTGCCGGCCCCGGCAGGCGACTCGTCCTTCACCACCGGCCAGACGACCTACCGCAACGTGGGTGGCCTGGAGTCCATCGGGGCGGAAATCGGCTTCGACTGGCGCACACCGATCGAAGGCCTGAAGTTCGTCGGCTCGATCGCGGTGCAACAAACCGAGTTTGCCGAAGACCTCTACGACGGCCTGACGAACGATGCGGAAGACAACGACAACTACTACACGCTGCCCAACCCGCGCTTTGTAGCGGTCTTGCCGCCCACCGACCCGAACTACGACCCGAGCTCCCCCGAGCAAAACCAGTACGAGCGCTATGAAAACAGCTCGGGCAAGGACATGGGCAACACGCCGTTCCTCACCGTCAACCTCGAGGGCACCTACCGCATTGGCGACTTCACCCTCAGCCTGGGCGGCAAGTACTACGACGACGTCTACATCAACACGCTCAACACGCAGGAGATCCCCAGCTACGTGCTCGTCAACTCCGGCATCTCCTGGGCTGCCCCGGCCGACAGCAAGTTCAGCGGCCTGAAGCTCTCCGTCAATGCCGACAACCTGTTCGACGAGGAAGCCTGGTATGCGACCTCCTACAACAGCACCGACGGCGAAGTCATGGCCGACCGCGGCCGCAACGTCTACTTCGTTGCCGAGGTCACATTCTAA
- a CDS encoding TonB-dependent receptor, with protein sequence MSERTTPDEAALSDPAADVQNLPVESDASGSANESPRERGRVLQKRNPIASEYQAFGDVGLGSAADGDGEGVDYRAFFPGSTILGRKDSLRTGLELNYNHMSGSSAWGGGVQGLVGWGEDKWAFAFQARSSAADRAVEHYEAYWATLRGGYDGDDATTDDEAYFLDRPRYSRDTIYTRDNRYTGQLEWAPSENQLFYLRAFYQDYYDRFYRNRLELQFGAGDFDVLASEGDTVTQGQVEDGRTRRYFGDTITNRERYRLTAGGETRFDWGAISYSAFYHKWDMSDMWWDWNFKDSGLDMRYDISDPAFPTYEILSGQDLMDTSTAEFQSLRLHPTETTDEDYAGRADVEYRLETFDQPIWIYSGVLHREKKRTNREDREVYNPANGGFTLDRVDQAYAPGTIVRDRFEQPAGLAATPGAHFFYDNKDAYFGFEENASKLESYQQTYDAEEAVSGGYLLLASALGKWNVSAGLRAEHTKTDTLGIEQVPVSVNDPSVGREIDQVGDVVVKERTANRSYWNYLPSFQLEYKLAEDWTLRGAWSQVLMRPQYFDIVQYRRVAIPTQTISEGNPNLEPTRINQYQFGIVHGTESWGTLSVELYYLEISNFFYGAADTEYIGGAPYTVSRVENGEEGHIQGFTAQWDKRFKLTETWALATSLGYTYSDHEAKIDTPTRPDETIAVPGRSDHLAQARVDLNDDRYRFSLGFSYQSESLDDVDQSAGRDTYREKVISFDAAASRAIGEHWRVGVQVFNLLDSPERSYMGDELRQTKNQYSLWYGVVSADYTF encoded by the coding sequence GTGAGCGAACGTACCACTCCGGACGAGGCTGCGTTGAGTGACCCGGCGGCGGATGTGCAAAATTTGCCAGTCGAGAGCGACGCCTCCGGCAGCGCCAACGAAAGCCCCCGCGAACGCGGTCGCGTGCTCCAGAAGCGCAACCCGATTGCCTCTGAGTACCAAGCCTTTGGCGATGTGGGCCTCGGCAGCGCCGCCGATGGCGACGGCGAAGGCGTCGACTACCGCGCCTTCTTTCCTGGGTCCACCATCCTGGGCCGCAAAGACAGCCTGCGCACCGGCCTCGAACTCAACTACAACCACATGTCGGGCTCCAGCGCCTGGGGCGGCGGCGTGCAAGGCCTCGTCGGCTGGGGCGAAGACAAATGGGCCTTCGCCTTTCAAGCCCGCTCCTCGGCGGCCGACCGCGCGGTAGAGCACTATGAAGCCTATTGGGCCACGCTGCGCGGCGGCTACGATGGAGACGATGCGACGACGGACGATGAAGCCTACTTCCTCGACCGCCCGCGCTACTCGCGCGACACGATTTATACGCGCGACAACCGCTACACGGGCCAACTGGAGTGGGCGCCGAGCGAAAATCAGCTCTTTTACCTGCGCGCCTTCTATCAGGACTACTACGACCGCTTTTACCGCAACCGCCTGGAGCTGCAATTCGGGGCGGGCGACTTCGATGTGCTTGCCAGCGAAGGCGACACCGTCACGCAAGGCCAGGTGGAAGACGGCCGCACGCGCCGCTATTTTGGCGACACGATCACCAACCGCGAGCGCTACCGCCTGACAGCGGGCGGCGAGACCCGTTTTGACTGGGGCGCGATCAGCTACTCCGCCTTTTACCACAAGTGGGATATGTCTGACATGTGGTGGGACTGGAATTTCAAGGACTCCGGCCTCGACATGCGCTACGACATCAGCGATCCGGCCTTCCCGACCTACGAGATCCTCAGCGGCCAGGACCTGATGGACACCAGCACGGCAGAATTCCAGAGCCTGCGCCTCCACCCGACCGAAACCACGGATGAAGATTACGCAGGGCGGGCCGATGTTGAGTACCGGCTGGAAACTTTTGACCAGCCGATCTGGATCTACTCGGGCGTGCTCCACCGCGAAAAAAAGCGCACCAACCGCGAAGATCGCGAAGTCTATAACCCCGCCAATGGCGGCTTCACCCTTGATCGGGTCGATCAGGCTTACGCGCCGGGCACCATCGTCCGCGACCGCTTTGAGCAGCCCGCCGGTCTGGCCGCGACCCCCGGCGCCCATTTCTTCTACGATAACAAGGACGCTTACTTCGGCTTCGAGGAAAACGCCTCCAAGCTCGAATCTTACCAGCAGACGTATGACGCCGAGGAGGCCGTCTCGGGCGGCTACCTCCTGCTGGCCAGCGCCCTGGGCAAGTGGAACGTGTCCGCCGGCCTTCGCGCCGAACACACCAAGACCGACACGCTCGGGATCGAGCAGGTGCCGGTAAGCGTCAACGACCCCAGCGTGGGCCGCGAAATCGACCAGGTGGGCGATGTGGTGGTCAAGGAGCGGACGGCGAACCGCTCGTATTGGAATTACCTCCCGTCCTTCCAGCTCGAATACAAGCTCGCCGAAGACTGGACGCTGCGCGGCGCCTGGTCGCAAGTGCTCATGCGGCCCCAGTATTTCGACATCGTTCAATACCGCCGCGTGGCCATCCCCACGCAGACCATCAGTGAGGGTAACCCCAATCTGGAACCGACCCGGATCAATCAATACCAGTTCGGCATCGTCCACGGCACCGAGAGCTGGGGCACCCTTTCGGTCGAGCTCTACTACCTGGAGATCAGCAACTTCTTCTACGGCGCGGCCGATACCGAATACATCGGTGGTGCTCCCTACACCGTCAGCCGCGTCGAAAACGGCGAAGAAGGCCACATTCAAGGCTTTACGGCTCAGTGGGACAAGCGCTTCAAGCTCACGGAAACCTGGGCGCTGGCCACCTCGCTCGGCTATACCTATTCCGACCACGAGGCAAAAATCGACACTCCGACCCGTCCGGACGAGACGATTGCCGTGCCGGGCCGCTCGGATCACCTCGCGCAGGCGCGGGTGGATTTGAACGACGACCGCTACCGCTTCTCCCTCGGCTTCTCCTATCAGAGCGAGTCGTTGGACGATGTGGACCAGAGCGCAGGTCGCGATACTTACCGCGAGAAGGTCATTTCCTTTGACGCGGCGGCCAGTCGCGCGATCGGCGAACACTGGCGCGTAGGGGTGCAAGTCTTCAACCTGCTGGATTCGCCCGAGCGCAGCTACATGGGCGACGAGCTGCGCCAGACGAAGAACCAATACAGCCTCTGGTACGGCGTGGTGAGTGCTGACTATACGTTCTGA
- a CDS encoding MFS transporter translates to MPRASLWHLSLHQGLLSLQAQAAWLLVPLWGAQIGWGLQETGLVLAAQATGTAVGSVLAGLCAARWGAARMVRWSSWLVAAFSLALLVPQAGLFYWAALRALAGVATGLSRGLVPMVAVRGEDSPRRSLSLSTAGYVAGQAAGLPLALVVGAAISPAFVLGGLGGLLLVSTAVLRLAKDAPPAAVQKIRALWQALGQEVRTPATLGTASLYAVSFAIGGALLAYLPVWWTEEKVRSSGQLAVWLCIAGVVQAGVLILLSQLQVQRSVVRRIGGWMCASGLVCLTGPLWWQLSPMSAGVWVLLMLVTRAGRIPAIQESLFARGSDASQAVRLSLCYGVAELGRAMGASAAGWIYPQGGFAGVALASGLLAALALLALPWLSHSQEVGWQNKGTPASE, encoded by the coding sequence ATGCCGCGCGCTTCCCTCTGGCACCTCTCGCTCCATCAGGGCCTGCTCTCCCTGCAGGCTCAGGCGGCGTGGCTGCTGGTGCCGCTGTGGGGCGCGCAAATCGGCTGGGGCCTGCAGGAGACGGGGCTCGTCCTCGCTGCGCAGGCGACCGGCACTGCCGTCGGCTCTGTGCTCGCCGGCCTGTGTGCGGCTCGTTGGGGCGCGGCCCGGATGGTCCGGTGGTCGTCCTGGCTCGTGGCCGCTTTTTCGCTCGCTTTGCTCGTGCCGCAGGCGGGCCTTTTTTATTGGGCCGCGTTGAGGGCGCTGGCAGGAGTTGCCACCGGGCTCAGTCGCGGTCTGGTGCCGATGGTGGCGGTGCGCGGCGAAGATTCGCCCCGCCGCTCGCTGTCGCTCTCCACTGCTGGCTATGTCGCGGGGCAGGCGGCGGGCTTGCCCTTGGCGCTGGTGGTAGGCGCGGCCATTTCTCCGGCCTTTGTGCTGGGTGGGCTGGGCGGCCTCTTGCTGGTGTCGACTGCGGTGCTCCGGCTGGCGAAGGATGCGCCCCCGGCGGCGGTGCAGAAAATCCGGGCGCTCTGGCAGGCGTTGGGGCAGGAGGTGCGGACGCCTGCTACGCTGGGCACCGCGAGCCTCTATGCTGTTTCTTTCGCCATCGGCGGGGCGCTGCTGGCGTATTTACCAGTCTGGTGGACCGAAGAAAAGGTGCGCAGCTCCGGTCAACTGGCGGTGTGGCTGTGCATCGCCGGGGTGGTACAGGCGGGGGTGTTGATTTTGCTCAGCCAACTACAGGTGCAGCGCTCGGTGGTGCGCCGGATCGGCGGCTGGATGTGCGCCTCCGGCCTTGTCTGCCTGACGGGGCCGCTCTGGTGGCAGCTTTCGCCCATGAGTGCCGGGGTGTGGGTGTTGCTGATGCTGGTGACGCGCGCTGGCCGGATCCCGGCGATCCAGGAGAGCCTTTTTGCGCGTGGCAGCGATGCGAGCCAAGCGGTGCGCTTGAGCCTGTGTTACGGCGTCGCGGAGCTGGGCCGTGCGATGGGAGCCTCGGCTGCGGGGTGGATTTACCCGCAGGGAGGATTTGCCGGGGTGGCGCTGGCCAGCGGGCTCTTGGCGGCGCTGGCTCTATTGGCATTGCCATGGCTTTCCCACTCTCAAGAAGTGGGCTGGCAAAATAAAGGCACGCCCGCCTCGGAGTAG
- a CDS encoding histidinol-phosphate transaminase — protein MDFPTLSRRRWLQLSGGTLLAGALGSRLGGQATATNPNTPAAAPDAGLIARYPDLKYINLAGNENPHGPSRRVVQAIFNATPESCRYPWREESILRDDIAALEGVQRENIVLGNGCDEILGLTGFAYGHPGATLIATEPTYLWLMECAEKMGAHVEWIPHRESDMKHDLAAMEAKVDSATSLVYVCNPDTPSGTRHGPAEIEGFIRRVTPGTTVFLDEVYLDLDDEFRQQTMVPLVKEGLPVIIGRSFSKMHGLAGHRLGYAITTPEIAKRLEHFKMSSPNWLGVAAARVSLRDDSFHQLSRRLIREERTRYTQLLDELGLRYTPSHGNFVFHEIKMPIRDYEAAMKEEGLLIGRPFPPYEDWCRTSMGNRREMDQCERAMRKIFG, from the coding sequence ATGGACTTCCCCACCCTTTCCCGTCGTCGCTGGCTTCAACTCTCGGGCGGCACTCTGCTCGCCGGCGCCCTTGGCAGCCGCCTGGGCGGCCAAGCCACCGCCACCAACCCCAATACGCCTGCGGCCGCGCCCGATGCCGGCCTGATCGCCCGCTACCCGGATCTCAAATACATCAACCTGGCGGGCAATGAAAACCCGCACGGGCCCTCCCGCCGCGTCGTCCAGGCCATCTTCAACGCCACCCCGGAGAGCTGCCGCTACCCCTGGCGCGAAGAGTCGATCCTGCGCGACGACATTGCGGCGCTCGAGGGCGTGCAGCGCGAGAACATCGTGCTGGGCAACGGCTGCGACGAGATTCTGGGCCTGACGGGCTTTGCCTACGGCCACCCCGGCGCCACGCTGATCGCGACCGAGCCCACTTACCTGTGGCTGATGGAGTGCGCGGAGAAGATGGGCGCCCACGTCGAATGGATCCCCCATCGCGAGAGCGACATGAAGCACGACCTCGCCGCGATGGAGGCCAAGGTGGATAGCGCGACGAGCCTCGTCTACGTCTGCAACCCCGATACACCCAGCGGCACACGCCACGGGCCCGCCGAGATCGAGGGTTTTATCCGCCGCGTCACCCCCGGCACGACGGTGTTCCTCGACGAGGTGTATCTGGACCTCGACGATGAGTTTCGCCAGCAGACGATGGTGCCGCTGGTCAAGGAGGGCCTGCCGGTGATCATCGGTCGCTCTTTTTCGAAGATGCACGGGCTGGCCGGCCACCGCCTCGGCTACGCCATCACCACACCCGAGATCGCCAAGCGGCTGGAGCACTTCAAGATGTCGAGCCCCAACTGGCTGGGCGTGGCAGCGGCCCGCGTGAGCTTGCGCGACGACAGTTTTCACCAGCTTTCGCGCCGCCTGATCCGCGAAGAGCGTACGCGGTATACGCAGCTACTCGACGAGTTGGGCCTGCGCTACACGCCCTCGCATGGCAATTTCGTCTTCCACGAGATCAAGATGCCGATCCGCGACTACGAGGCCGCGATGAAGGAAGAAGGCCTGCTCATTGGCCGCCCCTTCCCGCCTTATGAAGACTGGTGCCGCACCAGCATGGGCAATCGCCGAGAGATGGATCAGTGCGAGCGGGCGATGCGGAAGATTTTCGGCTGA